A section of the Subtercola frigoramans genome encodes:
- a CDS encoding DEAD/DEAH box helicase produces the protein MSRSGVRRSSRTVDNTGLIPILARKVREVEAAAQRGKVVPSNRTKFLVVALLMREERARIKADAELSEPERTEQLKRLDGIAGILAQTAARDTSLITLLESDAAVSPVAQRLRREYLTDAGIEVPEEAPQAPVAVSPFASDFSERQVVPQSVKARQMANPFLAPDFSAAAAHRPISRGRLSSWELLGPLYRAFEYGSGGSVASMDLPPAPVIDRISPPGHELMHHQARFIASVAAGHRSFLLADEPGLGKTAQSLLAASVSDSYPLLAVVPNVVKMNWAREVEIWTPQRRATVIQGDGATLDAFADVVIVNYDVLDRHLAWLGTLGFKGMVVDEAHFIKNLQSQRSKNVLALAERIRKFAPGGDPLMMALTGTPLINDVDDFRAIWQYLGWIDGDKPTPVLMEKLEDTGLTPADFGFFAEARDAVIDMGIVRRKKVDVAADLPAKRVVDLPVELDDDLGRSIRQAEAELGKRLLTRYKRAASGALGSGYDTSDGPNHELMRMVAKAELEESKASSSGENVFTMVRKIGQAKAGLAADYAAQLARSVGKVVFFAKHIDVMNQAEEAFAKRGLRTISIRGDQSATFRQTQIDAFNGDPEVAVAVCSLTAAGVGLNLQAASNVVLAELSWTAAEQTQAIDRVHRIGQAEPVTAWRIIAAQTIDSKIAELIDSKQGLAARALDGSDAEITTSDSVQLDALVHLLEQALS, from the coding sequence GCGCCCGCATCAAGGCCGATGCTGAGCTCAGTGAGCCAGAACGCACCGAACAGCTCAAGAGACTCGATGGCATCGCCGGCATCCTCGCCCAGACGGCAGCACGCGACACCTCGCTGATCACGTTGCTCGAGAGTGATGCCGCCGTGTCACCCGTTGCCCAGCGACTGCGCCGGGAGTATCTGACCGATGCGGGCATCGAGGTTCCTGAAGAGGCACCGCAGGCCCCCGTCGCCGTCTCTCCCTTCGCTTCTGACTTCTCTGAGCGCCAGGTGGTTCCCCAATCGGTGAAGGCGCGGCAGATGGCCAACCCCTTCCTGGCGCCGGACTTCAGCGCGGCAGCGGCCCACCGGCCCATCTCTCGCGGCAGGCTCTCGAGCTGGGAGCTGCTCGGTCCGCTCTACCGGGCCTTCGAATACGGTTCTGGCGGCAGCGTTGCCAGTATGGATCTGCCTCCCGCGCCCGTGATCGACCGGATCTCTCCTCCCGGCCACGAGCTCATGCACCACCAGGCACGGTTCATCGCCTCCGTCGCAGCTGGTCACCGGTCCTTCCTGCTCGCCGACGAGCCCGGGCTCGGTAAGACCGCGCAATCGTTGCTCGCGGCCTCGGTCTCCGATTCGTACCCGCTGCTCGCCGTCGTTCCGAACGTCGTGAAGATGAACTGGGCCCGCGAGGTCGAGATCTGGACGCCGCAGCGCCGGGCAACGGTCATCCAGGGCGATGGGGCGACGCTCGATGCCTTCGCCGACGTGGTGATCGTGAACTATGACGTGCTCGACCGTCACCTCGCCTGGCTCGGCACCCTGGGCTTCAAGGGCATGGTCGTCGACGAGGCTCACTTCATCAAGAACCTGCAGTCGCAGCGCTCGAAGAACGTGCTTGCCCTGGCCGAACGAATCAGAAAGTTCGCCCCCGGGGGAGACCCGCTGATGATGGCCCTCACCGGCACCCCACTCATCAACGACGTCGATGACTTCCGCGCCATCTGGCAGTACCTCGGCTGGATCGACGGCGACAAGCCCACTCCCGTGCTCATGGAGAAGCTCGAAGACACCGGCCTCACTCCCGCTGATTTCGGCTTCTTCGCCGAGGCCCGGGATGCCGTCATCGACATGGGCATCGTTCGCCGCAAGAAGGTGGATGTCGCGGCCGATCTTCCGGCCAAGCGTGTTGTGGATCTTCCCGTCGAACTCGACGATGACCTCGGGCGTTCGATCAGGCAGGCCGAAGCCGAGCTGGGCAAGCGATTGCTCACGCGGTACAAGCGCGCAGCATCCGGAGCCCTCGGCTCGGGCTACGACACCTCTGACGGCCCGAACCACGAACTCATGCGCATGGTCGCCAAGGCCGAACTCGAAGAGTCGAAGGCCTCGTCATCGGGTGAGAACGTGTTCACCATGGTGCGCAAGATCGGGCAGGCGAAGGCCGGTCTCGCCGCGGACTACGCGGCACAACTGGCCAGGTCGGTGGGCAAGGTCGTGTTCTTCGCCAAGCACATCGATGTGATGAACCAGGCCGAAGAGGCGTTCGCGAAACGCGGGCTGCGCACGATCTCGATTCGGGGAGACCAGTCGGCGACCTTCCGGCAGACCCAGATCGATGCCTTCAACGGCGATCCTGAGGTCGCGGTCGCGGTCTGCTCGCTCACCGCAGCAGGCGTCGGGCTGAACCTGCAGGCCGCCTCGAACGTGGTGCTGGCCGAACTCTCGTGGACGGCAGCAGAACAGACCCAGGCCATCGACCGGGTGCACCGCATCGGCCAGGCCGAGCCAGTCACGGCCTGGCGGATCATCGCCGCGCAGACCATCGACTCGAAGATCGCCGAACTGATCGACAGCAAGCAGGGTCTCGCGGCCCGGGCCCTTGACGGCTCCGATGCAGAGATCACGACGTCTGACAGTGTTCAGCTGGATGCCCTGGTGCACTTGCTCGAACAGGCACTGTCATAG
- a CDS encoding stealth family protein produces MSTGSAATHNVALETSLEPEAPEELFSAASGHLGAPRSWPRSHGRSDVVVRKGLLALVNTTLTPHEAMVEDLLFVRQALVEAAIPFFLIRGNDERPVIVVSAARRLKLERVLAAACEDEPMYSKTVEGKKRPPLLVCDGVLSESRKARIFRLYRPRVEPVGGLSYGSSTGIELQLWSFEEDVIVCPVENSLTRRVLQRSEAIESTVELYGKTWNSLRGMFDVQANDVVFDIDMVFSWVDGNDVEYQRRRKAQTGEYVLGEGDDSDARYRQIDELKYALRSVYIFAPWIRRIFIASDSAKPEWLADHPRVTFVRSEEFFSDPSVLPTHNSQAVESQLHHIPGISEHFLYSNDDMFFGRPVQPNMFFSSGGVTKFIEATTRIGLGENGVERSGFENAARVNRQLLFDTFGRIITRHLEHAAAPLRRSVMSELEMEFAEDFARTAASRFRSSTDISVTNSLYHYYALMTGRAVVQESASVCYVDTTMRSGLGLLPGILRKRAFDFFCLNDGSYPEVSAEERLKTVQAFLEHYFPFKAPWER; encoded by the coding sequence ATATCGACCGGTAGTGCTGCGACTCACAATGTCGCCCTTGAAACGTCACTCGAGCCCGAAGCTCCCGAGGAGCTCTTCAGCGCGGCGTCCGGACACCTCGGTGCTCCACGATCGTGGCCGAGGAGCCACGGGCGAAGCGACGTGGTGGTACGCAAGGGCCTGTTGGCCCTGGTCAATACGACGCTCACGCCGCACGAGGCGATGGTCGAAGACCTGCTCTTCGTGAGGCAGGCACTCGTTGAAGCGGCGATACCGTTCTTTCTGATTAGGGGAAACGACGAACGCCCGGTCATCGTGGTCAGCGCGGCACGGCGCCTGAAGCTCGAGCGTGTGCTCGCGGCAGCGTGCGAAGACGAGCCGATGTACTCCAAGACCGTCGAAGGCAAGAAGAGGCCTCCGCTGCTCGTCTGCGACGGTGTGCTCTCGGAGAGCCGCAAGGCGCGGATCTTCAGGCTCTACCGCCCTCGCGTCGAGCCCGTCGGAGGTCTGAGCTATGGTTCGTCGACGGGAATCGAGCTCCAGCTCTGGAGTTTCGAAGAAGACGTGATCGTCTGCCCGGTGGAGAACTCGCTCACGCGGCGCGTTCTTCAGAGGTCGGAGGCGATCGAGTCCACGGTGGAGCTCTACGGCAAGACGTGGAACTCCCTGCGAGGAATGTTCGATGTGCAGGCCAACGATGTCGTGTTCGACATCGACATGGTGTTCTCCTGGGTCGACGGCAATGATGTGGAGTACCAGAGACGCCGCAAGGCACAGACGGGCGAGTACGTGCTGGGGGAGGGCGACGACTCCGACGCCCGCTATCGCCAGATCGACGAGCTCAAGTACGCCTTGCGATCGGTGTACATCTTCGCGCCCTGGATCCGCCGGATCTTCATCGCGAGCGACTCTGCGAAGCCCGAATGGCTCGCCGATCATCCACGGGTCACCTTCGTTCGAAGCGAAGAGTTCTTCAGCGACCCGAGCGTCCTGCCCACCCATAATTCGCAAGCTGTCGAAAGCCAGTTGCACCATATTCCTGGCATCAGCGAGCACTTTCTGTATTCGAATGACGACATGTTCTTCGGAAGGCCCGTGCAGCCGAACATGTTCTTCTCGAGCGGAGGCGTCACAAAGTTCATCGAGGCGACCACCAGAATCGGTCTCGGCGAGAACGGCGTGGAGCGCAGCGGATTCGAGAACGCGGCCCGGGTCAATCGCCAGCTTCTGTTCGACACGTTCGGCCGAATCATCACCCGGCACCTCGAGCACGCGGCGGCACCACTGCGGCGCAGCGTCATGAGCGAGCTCGAGATGGAGTTCGCCGAGGACTTCGCCCGCACCGCAGCGAGCAGGTTCCGGTCGAGCACCGATATCTCGGTCACCAACTCGCTGTACCACTACTACGCGCTGATGACCGGCAGAGCTGTCGTGCAGGAGTCTGCCAGCGTCTGCTACGTCGACACCACGATGCGTTCAGGGCTTGGATTGTTGCCCGGAATCCTGCGCAAGAGGGCGTTCGACTTCTTCTGCCTGAACGACGGCAGCTACCCCGAGGTTTCAGCCGAAGAACGATTGAAGACCGTGCAGGCGTTTCTCGAGCACTACTTTCCGTTCAAGGCACCCTGGGAGAGATAG